Proteins from one Malaya genurostris strain Urasoe2022 chromosome 2, Malgen_1.1, whole genome shotgun sequence genomic window:
- the LOC131429712 gene encoding uncharacterized protein LOC131429712: MAAIVDPRKRSREEDVSEFMPLSKRINNLHLNNSQAVGGFQIDHHQAGLHMPLLEGHQAAVFSHQGSSSSSGSTCHSIPSGGSSPSGTRSSHGQEPLTVNGELLGDYCPDLGEHENPHYFNQNKELYELYVERMRRMQ; encoded by the exons ATGGCTGCTATCGTGGATCCCAG GAAAAGGTCTCGTGAAGAAGATGTGAGCGAATTTATGCCATTGTCCAAGCGCATCAATAACTTGCATTTGAACAACAGTCAGGCTGTGGGtggatttcaaatagatcaccaCCAAGCTGGCCTTCACATGCCCCTGCTTGAAGGACATCAAGCAGCAGTGTTTAGCCATCAGGGCAGTTCGAGCAGTTCGGGTAGTACCTGTCATTCAATACCTTCCGGAGGAAGCTCTCCCAGTGGAACACGTTCATCACACGGTCAGGAACCGTTGACGGTGAATGGTGAACTCTTGGGAGATTACTGTCCGGATCTGGGCGAACATGAGAATCCACACTATTTTAATCAAAACAAGGAATTGTATGAACTGTACGTGGAACGAATGCGACGAATGCAGTGA